In a single window of the Melissococcus plutonius ATCC 35311 genome:
- a CDS encoding SdpI family protein gives MNSYNYIIFIISILLLINVCFFDHGQNAGLGFQTKRSMASKKAWVYSQKIFYGTIILISAISIILNYFNIISNTIAIFLSIIGIILAGGLTQFSLIYNQVNEK, from the coding sequence GTGAATAGTTATAATTATATTATTTTCATTATTTCAATACTATTATTAATAAATGTATGCTTTTTTGATCATGGTCAAAACGCTGGACTAGGTTTTCAAACCAAAAGAAGTATGGCTTCAAAGAAAGCCTGGGTTTATTCTCAAAAAATTTTTTATGGAACGATTATTTTGATATCAGCAATATCAATAATTTTGAATTATTTTAATATCATTTCAAATACCATAGCAATTTTTTTATCTATTATAGGAATAATCTTAGCAGGTGGACTTACTCAGTTTAGTTTAATTTATAATCAGGTGAATGAAAAATAA
- a CDS encoding ABC transporter ATP-binding protein — MSYALEIKNLKKTYESGVEALRGIDLVVEAGDFYALLGPNGAGKSTTIGIITSLVNKTSGKVKIFDYDLDTELERAKQQIGLVPQEFNFNPFETVQQIVVNQAGYYGVPRKEALKRSEKYLKQSNLWEKRNVRARMLSGGMKRRLMIARALMHEPRLLILDEPTAGVDIELRREMWTFLKELNDEGTTIILTTHYLEEAEMLCRNIGIIQSGELIENTSMKKLLAKLQFETFIFDLAPYKIKPTVTGYKNTFEDDLTLAVEVERNQGVNEIFEQFSKQGIKILSMRNKSNRLEELFLKIMKEERPVGENNV; from the coding sequence ATGAGTTATGCACTTGAAATAAAAAATTTAAAAAAAACCTACGAATCAGGTGTTGAAGCATTACGTGGCATTGATTTAGTAGTTGAAGCAGGGGACTTTTATGCCTTGTTAGGTCCAAATGGTGCAGGAAAGTCAACGACAATTGGCATTATTACTTCTCTTGTTAATAAAACATCAGGAAAAGTAAAAATTTTCGACTATGATCTTGACACAGAATTAGAACGAGCAAAACAGCAGATTGGACTTGTTCCCCAAGAATTTAATTTTAATCCATTTGAAACAGTTCAACAAATTGTTGTAAACCAAGCTGGATATTATGGTGTACCTAGAAAAGAAGCATTGAAACGTAGTGAAAAATATTTAAAACAATCAAACCTATGGGAAAAACGCAATGTTCGTGCCAGAATGCTTTCTGGTGGGATGAAACGTCGATTAATGATTGCTAGGGCATTAATGCATGAACCCCGTTTATTAATTTTAGATGAACCAACAGCAGGTGTAGATATTGAACTTAGACGTGAGATGTGGACATTTTTAAAAGAATTAAATGATGAAGGAACAACGATTATTTTAACCACCCATTATTTAGAAGAAGCAGAAATGCTTTGTCGGAATATTGGTATTATTCAATCCGGTGAATTAATTGAAAATACAAGTATGAAAAAATTGCTTGCAAAACTACAGTTTGAAACTTTTATCTTTGATTTAGCTCCCTACAAAATAAAACCAACAGTAACAGGCTATAAAAATACTTTTGAAGATGATCTCACCTTAGCTGTTGAAGTAGAGAGAAATCAAGGCGTCAATGAAATATTTGAACAATTCAGTAAACAAGGAATAAAAATTTTATCTATGCGTAATAAATCGAATCGATTAGAAGAATTATTTCTAAAAATAATGAAAGAAGAACGGCCAGTGGGGGAAAATAATGTTTAG
- a CDS encoding DUF1648 domain-containing protein, which translates to MFNYISEKYQKIIHLNFLWAFFSFICNFYLYPKLPTIVPIHFRWNGIPNDLGGRFIIWVFPLIFIVFHVAFNEKHSSVFSHY; encoded by the coding sequence ATGTTCAATTATATTTCTGAAAAATATCAAAAAATTATTCATCTTAATTTTTTATGGGCATTCTTTTCTTTTATCTGTAACTTCTACCTTTATCCAAAATTGCCAACAATTGTCCCAATCCATTTTCGATGGAATGGCATTCCTAATGATCTTGGCGGACGTTTTATTATCTGGGTATTTCCATTAATCTTTATTGTCTTTCATGTAGCGTTTAATGAAAAACACTCTTCAGTTTTTTCCCATTACTAA
- a CDS encoding ABC transporter permease, translating into MFSLYLTALKSLAIKETNRYLRIWVQTLVPPVITTSLYFIIFGKMIGGRIGEMSGFSYMAFIVPGLIMMSVITSSYSNVSSSFFSQKFQKNIEELLVAPIPTHIIIWGFVIGGLGRSILVGALVTMVSLFFVPLHVYSWFIVIITLLMTAILFSLAGLINGVFAQSYDDVSIVPTFVLQPLTYLGGVFYAISMLPPFWQTISKINPIVYMISGFRYGFLGKTDIPILVSLLILLLFSLFLYAICYYLINRGKGLRS; encoded by the coding sequence ATGTTTAGTCTTTATTTAACAGCTTTAAAAAGTTTAGCGATAAAAGAAACAAATCGTTATTTACGAATTTGGGTGCAAACACTTGTACCGCCAGTCATTACTACTTCACTATACTTTATCATTTTTGGGAAAATGATTGGTGGACGTATTGGTGAAATGAGCGGTTTCTCCTATATGGCATTTATCGTACCTGGATTAATTATGATGTCAGTGATCACTAGCTCCTATTCAAATGTTTCTTCTTCCTTTTTTTCTCAAAAATTTCAAAAAAATATTGAGGAATTATTGGTTGCACCTATACCCACTCATATTATCATTTGGGGATTTGTAATTGGTGGTTTAGGAAGAAGTATTCTAGTAGGAGCACTTGTCACTATGGTTTCCTTATTTTTTGTTCCCTTACATGTTTATTCCTGGTTTATTGTAATAATAACATTACTAATGACAGCTATCTTATTCTCATTGGCTGGATTAATCAATGGTGTTTTTGCCCAATCTTATGACGATGTGTCCATTGTGCCGACTTTTGTTTTACAACCATTAACTTACCTAGGTGGTGTATTTTATGCTATTTCAATGTTGCCACCATTTTGGCAAACTATTTCAAAAATCAATCCAATTGTTTATATGATCTCAGGATTTAGATATGGATTTCTTGGAAAAACCGATATACCAATTCTGGTTTCTCTACTTATCCTTCTTCTTTTTAGTCTTTTTCTTTATGCCATTTGTTATTATTTAATCAATAGGGGTAAGGGATTAAGAAGTTAA
- the mmsB gene encoding multiple monosaccharide ABC transporter permease, which produces MERLNGNVDKKNNFNLKEKALDIFSKYSMVIILIAALIVFQFLTEGIFLRSLNITNIILQNSHILVLAAGMLLVVLLGHVDLSVGSVMAFVGAIAGFMMVNYKMSPIIVVPVCILIGALIVAWQGFWVAYVEIPAFIVTLAGLLMFRGLTQVVLGGQSLAPFPKIFQKISTGYLPDIMSGTHIHYLTMLIGIILTCLLIFNQWQARERRKKNLFEVEPMNMFILKALLTGIVILVISYVFAAYKGYPVILIILGVIVAVYSFLTNKTVAGRQIYATGGNKKAANLSGIKTKKITFWVFVNMGAMAVLAGLILTARLNAATSQAGTSMELDAMAAVYFGGASTSGGIGTIMGAIVGGLVMGVLNNGMSILGVGVDWQQAIKVLILLLAVVLDVYNKRKKVA; this is translated from the coding sequence ATGGAACGTCTTAATGGCAATGTAGATAAAAAAAATAATTTCAATTTAAAAGAAAAAGCATTAGATATTTTTAGCAAGTATAGTATGGTGATCATCTTAATTGCAGCATTGATTGTCTTTCAATTCTTGACAGAAGGAATTTTTTTGAGGTCATTAAATATTACCAATATCATTTTACAAAATAGTCATATTCTAGTCTTAGCCGCTGGCATGTTATTAGTTGTTCTATTGGGACATGTAGATTTGTCTGTTGGTTCAGTCATGGCCTTTGTTGGAGCCATTGCTGGATTTATGATGGTCAATTATAAGATGAGCCCAATTATCGTGGTACCGGTATGTATTTTGATAGGAGCTTTGATAGTGGCTTGGCAAGGATTTTGGGTTGCCTATGTTGAAATTCCAGCATTTATTGTTACATTAGCTGGATTACTGATGTTTCGAGGTTTAACGCAGGTTGTATTAGGTGGTCAATCATTAGCACCCTTCCCAAAAATTTTTCAAAAGATTTCTACTGGTTATTTGCCAGATATCATGAGCGGTACGCATATTCATTATTTAACAATGTTAATAGGAATTATTTTGACATGCTTACTTATTTTTAATCAATGGCAAGCCAGAGAACGAAGAAAAAAGAACTTATTTGAAGTTGAACCAATGAATATGTTTATTTTAAAAGCGCTTTTAACCGGTATTGTTATTTTAGTCATTAGTTATGTTTTTGCAGCTTATAAAGGCTATCCGGTCATCTTAATTATCCTTGGTGTGATTGTCGCTGTTTATTCATTTTTAACCAACAAAACAGTCGCAGGTCGTCAAATTTATGCAACTGGTGGTAATAAAAAAGCCGCTAATCTTTCAGGAATCAAAACTAAAAAGATTACTTTTTGGGTTTTTGTCAATATGGGAGCAATGGCAGTATTAGCTGGACTCATTTTAACCGCTCGTTTAAATGCTGCAACATCACAGGCAGGTACGTCGATGGAACTTGATGCAATGGCCGCTGTTTACTTTGGTGGTGCTTCAACTTCTGGTGGGATTGGAACCATTATGGGTGCCATTGTCGGTGGTCTTGTTATGGGTGTTTTAAATAATGGTATGTCTATTCTAGGTGTTGGTGTTGATTGGCAACAGGCAATCAAAGTGTTAATCTTATTGCTTGCTGTTGTTTTAGATGTTTATAACAAAAGGAAAAAAGTTGCTTAA